A portion of the Glycine max cultivar Williams 82 chromosome 10, Glycine_max_v4.0, whole genome shotgun sequence genome contains these proteins:
- the LOC100778996 gene encoding SAC3 family protein A isoform X2, which translates to MANEGSNTETLPPAEPHLFENRHVDASQHHPTSYAPTTTGSEAAPWTVHSSTGNGVYSNPTYLYDQHPQPPGRSIQDGQNVSSVAGNSSNLGTANVTQDYNAYASYPSSSNPYGYGSMGFSGYYNNYQQQQPNHTYSQPVGAYQNTGAPYQPISSFQNTGSYAGSASYSSTYYNPADYQTTGGYQNSSGYGNQATMWNNGSYSSHPYTNYTPDSSGSYSSGAATTSVQYQQQYKQWADYYNQTEVSCAPGTENLSVTSSSTLGCPIPAVTGAYATPNSQPPQSYPPFWRQESSSSSIPFQPAAVNSGDHDGYWKHGAQSSQIQQTNPIQPNYQSPLDLKSSYDKFQDQQKTVSSQGTNLYLPPPPPLPLPSQQVNMAPVQSVPSPDAKRVSKLQIPTNPRIASNLTFGQPKAEKDSSTTSSVPKPAYIAVSLPKPSEKVSSNDAANSILKPGMFPKSLRGYVERALARCKDDKQMAACQAVMKEMITKATADGTLNTRNWDMEPLFPMPDADVINKDSSMSSAKDSLLPKYKKSPRRSKSRWEPMPEEKPVDNPMLISNDTVKYNSWVPTEKDRKVAVENKESKDGFRNTKFSPLLHRLSSKALQRPFKKQRVTDASIASENGDASSDSDKEQSLTAYYSAAMAFSDTPEERKRRENRSKRFDLGQGYRTENNHSRKKHAGAGSFYNRRASALVLSKSFEDGASKAVEDIDWDALTVKGTCQEIEKRYLRLTSAPDPATVRPEEVLEKALLMIQNSQKNYLYKCDQLKSIRQDLTVQRIRNQLTVKVYETHARLALEFGDLFEYNQCQSQLQTLYAEGIEGSDMEFAAYNLLCVIMHSNNNRDLVSSMARLSHEAKKDEAVKHALAVRAAVTSGNYIAFFRLYKTAPNLNTCLMDLYAEKMRYKAANCMCRSYRPTLPVSYISRVLGFSTGMATNGASDEGETDALEECSEWLKAHGASIITDNNGDMLLDTKVSSSNLFVPEPEDAVAHGDANLAVDDFLARAPL; encoded by the exons ATGGCCAACGAAGGAAGTAATACTGAGACCTTACCTCCTGCGGAGCCACATCTGTTCGAG AATCGACATGTTGATGCTAGCCAACATCATCCAACTTCCTATGCTCCCACTACAACTGGGTCTGAAGCTGCACCATGGACTGTTCATAGCTCTACAGGAAATGGAGTTTATTCTAATCCAACCTACCTGTATGATCAGCATCCACAGCCACCTGGAAGAAGCATTCAAGATGGTCAAAATGTATCATCAGTTGCTGGTAATTCATCAAATTTGGGAACAGCTAATGTAACCCAAGATTACAATGCATACGCATCATACCCAAGTTCTTCTAATCCATATGGTTATGGCAGCATGGGATTCTCGGGCTACTATAACAACTATCAGCAGCAACAACCTAATCATACCTATTCACAGCCTGTAGGAGCATATCAAAACACAGGTGCTCCTTATCAGCCTATTTCCTCCTTTCAGAATACTGGGTCTTATGCTGGATCCGCAAGTTATTCAAGCACTTATTACAATCCTGCTGATTATCAGACTACTGGAGGTTACCAAAACAGCAGCGGATATGGAAATCAAGCAACTATGTGGAACAATGGCAGTTATTCTTCTCATCCATATACTAATTACACCCCAGATTCCAGTGGTTCTTATAGTTCTGGTGCTGCCACTACTTCAGTGCAGTATCAACAACAATACAAACAGTGGGCAGACTACTACAACCAAACAGAAGTCAGCTGTGCACCCGGGACAGAGAACTTATCTGTCACAAGTTCATCTACTTTGGGTTGTCCTATTCCTGCAGTTACTGGTGCTTATGCGACTCCAAATAGCCAGCCTCCACAATCATATCCACCATTTTGGAGGCAAGAGTCTAGCTCTTCTTCCATACCTTTTCAG CCTGCCGCTGTAAATAGTGGTGATCATGATGGTTACTGGAAACATGGGGCCCAAAGTTCTCAGATACAACAAACTAATCCTATTCAACCAAACTATCAAAGTCCTTTGGATTTAAAATCTTCTTATGATAAATTTCAGGATCAACAGAAGACTGTATCTTCTCAAGGAACCAATTTGTACCTTCCTCCACCGCCGCCACTACCTCTCCCCTCTCAACAGGTGAATATGGCACCTGTACAAAGTGTTCCATCTCCGGATGCAAAACGGGTAAGCAAACTTCAAATTCCTACAAATCCTCGAATTGCTTCAAATTTGACATTTGGACAGCCCAAAGCCGAAAAAGATAGCTCTACAACCAGTTCAGTACCAAAACCTGCGTATATTGCTGTTTCGTTACCGAAGCCAAGTGAGAAAGTATCATCTAATGATGCTGCTAATTCTATACTTAAG CCTGGTATGTTTCCCAAGTCTTTGCGTGGCTATGTTGAAAGAGCTTTGGCACGCTGTAAAGATGATAAGCAAATGGCCGCATGTCAGGCTGTCATGAAGGAG ATGATCACTAAGGCAACGGCTGATGGTACTCTCAACACCCGAAATTGGGATATGGAACCACTTTTCCCAATGCCAGATGCAGATGTGATCAATAAAGA TAGTTCAATGTCGTCAGCGAAGGATTCTTTATTGCCAAAGTATAAAAAAAGTCCTAGACGATCTAAAAGTAGGTGGGAGCCAATGCCAGAGGAGAAGCCAGTTGACAATCCAATGTTAATCAGTAATGATACTGTAAAATACAATAGTTGGGTACCTACTGAAAAGGACAGAAAG GTGGCAGTGGAAAACAAAGAAAGCAAGGACGGGTTTAGGAATACTAAATTTTCTCCATTACTGCATAGATTATCTAGTAAGGCTCTTCAAAGGCCATTTAAGAAGCAGCGTGTTACAGATGCTTCTATTGCTTCTGAAAATGGTGATGCATCTAGTGATAGTGACAAGGAACAAAGTTTGACGGCATATTATTCCGCTGCAATGGCTTTTAGTGATACACCAGAGGAAAGGAAGAGACGTGAAAATCGTTCTAAGCGATTTGATTTAGGACAAGGGTATCGAACAGAAAATAATCACTCGAGGAAAAAACACGCTGGGGCTGGAAGCTTTTACAATAGAAGGGCTAGTGCCTTGGTGCTGAGCAAAAGCTTTGAAGATGGTGCCAGCAAAGCTGTTGAGGATATTGACTGGGATGCTCTAACTGTGAAGGGTACTTGCCAGGAAATTGAAAAGCGTTACCTGCGCCTAACTTCTGCACCTGATCCTGCCACT GTAAGACCTGAAGAGGTTCTTGAAAAAGCACTATTGATGATTCAAAATTCCCAGAAGAATTACCTCTATAAATGCGACCAGTTAAAGTCTATTCGTCAAGACCTAACTGTTCAACGAATACGCAATCAATTAACAGTCAAG GTGTATGAAACACATGCCCGATTGGCACTGGAATTTGGGGACCTGTTTGAGTATAATCAG TGTCAATCTCAGTTACAAACTCTTTATGCCGAAGGCATTGAGGGGTCCGATATGGAATTTGCTGCTTACAACTTGCTTTGTGTCATAATGCATTCAAATAATAACAGAGATCTTGTATCATCAATGGCCAG GTTATCTCACGAAGCAAAGAAGGATGAAGCTGTAAAACATGCCCTTGCCGTTCGTGCTGCTGTAACTTCAGGAAATTATATTGCATTCTTTAGACTGTACAAAACAGCTCCTAACTTAAACACCTGCCTTATGG ATCTTTATGCTGAAAAGATGCGTTATAAGGCTGCGAACTGCATGTGCCGGTCATATCGCCCAACTCTACCTGTTTCATACATTTCTCGGGTTCTTGGGTTTTCAACTGGCATGGCCACAAATGGAGCAAGTGATGAGGGAGAGACTGATGCATTGGAAGAGTGTTCAGAATGGTTGAAAGCACATGGGGCCAGCATAATTACTGATAACAATGGAGATATGCTGCTAGATACAAAA GTTTCATCATCTAATCTGTTTGTGCCAGAGCCAGAGGATGCTGTTGCCCACGGAGATGCCAATCTTGCTGTTGATGACTTTTTAGCACGAGCACCTTTATAG